Proteins found in one Herbiconiux sp. A18JL235 genomic segment:
- a CDS encoding SDR family oxidoreductase, with translation MVTTIAVTGATGEVGGRAARLLAADGTEGARLRLVVRDSARGERVAVELRGAGAEVEIAVAGYGDRGAAERALEGVDVLFMVSAAESADRLEQHRSFVDAARASGVGHLVYTSFFGAAPDATFTLARDHYATEQYIRESGIAFTFLRDDFYADFLPLLAGEDGVIRGPAGDGRVAAVARADVADAAVAVLRDPAAHAGATYELTGPEALTLAEVAELLTELWGRGPIRYHDETVAEAYASRAVWEAPPWQLDAWVSTYTAIASGELARLTDDVRRLTGRPPRSLRELLTASGRQP, from the coding sequence ATGGTGACGACGATCGCGGTGACCGGGGCGACGGGTGAGGTGGGCGGGCGCGCGGCGCGCCTGCTGGCAGCCGACGGGACGGAGGGCGCGAGGCTGCGCCTGGTGGTGCGCGACTCTGCCCGGGGGGAGCGGGTCGCCGTCGAGCTGAGGGGCGCCGGGGCGGAGGTCGAGATCGCCGTCGCCGGGTACGGCGACCGCGGCGCCGCCGAGCGGGCCCTCGAAGGAGTCGATGTGCTGTTCATGGTGTCGGCGGCCGAGAGTGCCGACCGTCTGGAGCAGCATCGATCGTTCGTCGACGCGGCGAGAGCATCCGGAGTCGGGCACCTCGTCTACACCTCGTTCTTCGGGGCGGCGCCCGACGCCACCTTCACCCTGGCTCGCGACCACTACGCCACCGAGCAGTACATCAGGGAGTCTGGCATCGCCTTCACCTTCCTGCGCGACGACTTCTACGCCGACTTCCTGCCGCTGCTCGCGGGGGAGGACGGGGTGATCCGCGGCCCGGCGGGTGACGGGAGGGTGGCCGCGGTGGCCCGCGCCGACGTCGCCGACGCGGCGGTCGCCGTGCTGCGCGACCCGGCGGCGCACGCGGGAGCCACCTACGAGCTCACCGGCCCGGAGGCGCTCACGCTCGCGGAGGTGGCCGAGCTGCTCACCGAGCTGTGGGGGCGGGGGCCCATCCGCTACCACGATGAGACGGTCGCGGAGGCTTATGCCTCGCGGGCCGTCTGGGAGGCGCCGCCCTGGCAGCTCGACGCGTGGGTGAGCACGTACACGGCGATCGCGAGCGGCGAGCTCGCCCGCCTCACCGACGACGTGCGGCGGCTCACCGGTCGCCCGCCGCGCTCTCTGCGCGAGCTGCTCACCGCATCCGGTCGTCAGCCGTAG
- the pyrE gene encoding orotate phosphoribosyltransferase produces the protein MSDARSQLIEYIKSDAVFHGDFTLTSGKKASYYVDLRKVSLDHRVAPLIGQVMLDLIAGIHDVHAVGGLTMGADPIASAVLHQGAARGLAYDAFVVRKEPKDHGRGRQVEGPDVAGKRVVVLEDTSTTGGSPLAAIAALEKAGAIVVGVAVVVDRATGAGERIEEAGYPYHYAIGLGDLGLE, from the coding sequence GTGAGTGATGCGCGCAGCCAGTTGATCGAGTACATCAAGTCCGACGCCGTGTTCCATGGCGACTTCACGCTCACGAGCGGCAAGAAGGCCAGCTACTACGTCGACCTGCGCAAGGTGTCGCTCGACCACCGGGTCGCGCCGCTCATCGGCCAGGTCATGCTCGACCTCATCGCCGGCATCCACGACGTGCACGCCGTGGGCGGACTCACCATGGGCGCCGACCCCATCGCCTCCGCCGTGCTGCACCAGGGCGCCGCGCGCGGGCTCGCCTACGACGCCTTCGTGGTGCGCAAGGAGCCGAAAGACCACGGCCGCGGCCGGCAGGTCGAGGGCCCGGATGTCGCGGGCAAGCGCGTCGTGGTGCTCGAAGACACCTCGACCACGGGTGGCTCGCCGCTCGCCGCCATCGCCGCCCTCGAGAAGGCCGGGGCGATCGTGGTGGGTGTGGCCGTGGTGGTCGACCGCGCGACCGGTGCCGGTGAACGCATCGAGGAGGCCGGCTACCCCTACCACTACGCCATCGGCCTGGGAGACCTCGGGCTCGAGTAA
- a CDS encoding epoxide hydrolase family protein yields the protein MTTPYDATTSPIAPFPRVSDEAIDDLRQRLQRFRQVPTVRGSAFDGADLGVSPELVARLVERWRDGFDWRAEEERLAALPWRATTEAAVPVRAIVAEVPGAPVVLLLHGWPDSVLRFERILPELSDVTVVAPAIPGYPFAAPTDGEALPPTGAADAIAAAMAEFGFERYVISAGDVGCNVGEALAARHPDAVAALHLTDVSQQHFLNGVPGDLDEEERAYVDYGMRWQAAEGAYSHEQSTRPLTLGVGLGDSPAGLAAWIVEKLVRWTDSDGELENAFTLDEALTWVSAYWFSGCIGTSFAPYSADDPQSWPRVEAPTVFTVFPRDLVNAPRRFAERFFAIADWRTFEQGGHFAAWERPDDYLWGVRRALELAR from the coding sequence ATGACGACGCCATACGACGCCACCACCTCGCCGATCGCTCCGTTCCCCCGCGTGAGCGACGAGGCGATCGACGACCTGCGGCAGCGGCTGCAACGCTTCCGGCAGGTGCCGACGGTTCGCGGAAGTGCGTTCGACGGCGCCGACCTCGGGGTGAGCCCGGAGCTGGTCGCGAGACTCGTGGAACGCTGGCGGGACGGCTTCGACTGGCGCGCCGAGGAGGAGCGCCTCGCCGCGCTGCCGTGGCGCGCGACGACGGAGGCCGCCGTACCCGTGCGGGCGATCGTCGCCGAGGTGCCCGGCGCCCCGGTCGTGCTGCTGCTGCACGGCTGGCCCGACTCCGTGCTGCGGTTCGAGCGCATCCTCCCCGAGCTCTCCGACGTCACCGTGGTCGCTCCGGCGATACCCGGCTACCCGTTCGCCGCGCCCACCGACGGCGAGGCGCTCCCGCCCACCGGCGCGGCCGATGCCATCGCCGCGGCCATGGCCGAGTTCGGCTTCGAACGGTATGTGATCTCCGCGGGCGATGTCGGCTGCAACGTGGGCGAGGCGCTCGCGGCGAGGCATCCGGATGCTGTCGCGGCCCTCCACCTGACCGACGTGTCGCAGCAGCACTTCCTGAACGGCGTGCCCGGCGACCTCGACGAGGAGGAACGGGCCTACGTCGACTACGGGATGCGCTGGCAGGCGGCGGAGGGGGCGTACTCGCACGAGCAGTCGACCCGGCCCCTCACCCTGGGCGTCGGGCTCGGCGACTCCCCCGCCGGGCTCGCGGCGTGGATCGTGGAGAAGCTCGTGCGCTGGACGGACTCCGACGGCGAGCTCGAGAACGCCTTCACCCTCGACGAGGCCCTCACCTGGGTGAGCGCCTACTGGTTCTCCGGGTGCATCGGCACCTCGTTCGCACCGTACTCTGCCGACGACCCGCAGAGCTGGCCGCGGGTCGAGGCGCCCACGGTGTTCACGGTCTTCCCCCGCGATCTCGTGAACGCCCCGCGTCGCTTCGCCGAGCGGTTCTTCGCGATCGCCGACTGGCGCACCTTCGAGCAGGGCGGGCACTTCGCCGCCTGGGAGCGGCCCGACGACTACCTCTGGGGCGTGCGGCGCGCGCTCGAGCTGGCGCGGTGA
- a CDS encoding DUF2207 domain-containing protein — MVAHLPVRASARRRAARSVGRRMLAVLAAVGLAAGVAAAGAPAASATALAPAGAPLRGVNDFSFSSFDGRYELGIDDEGHSTLRTTETFVAEFPDIDQNHGIQRAIPLDYQGHPTDLTLVSVTDADGTPRDYESETEDGNLVVTIAADDFVHGEQSYVLTYTQRDVTGYFENTDDDEFYWDTNGTLWRQPFAEHRTTTVVAPELVPALTGDTGCFVGAQGDGTACTIDRKDDGGAAVFTTAVSELGPGENVTVGIAFTAGTFTPRDMSYLSSGWSWAQLVALVLSLLLIVLAVVYRVTRLRDAPGRPTIIPEYTPPPGVDIFLASLVMKKTARATAASFVDLAVRHNIQIVEQEGGLVFKKPVYWLHLLTPQGLNAAELEFARIVFGDDLAPDAWKELKKNDTPLAKALYKLTQATRKRAISEGYFKKGVSGRSSLLLLASLALAAVGLVCGIQSADLGLGGGLPVLFVFAAVVSVPVVIAISFRAPLTAKGAELRDYIKGIRMYIEWAEEERYRVLQSPEGALRTGVNAPDWGQVVKLYEKLLPWAVLLDLETEWAKVLGTYYESLGSRPDWYGGGDGAFNAYLFASSISAMSASTASSYSGSSVSSSSGFSGGGGFSGGGGGGGGGGGV, encoded by the coding sequence ATGGTCGCTCACCTGCCCGTTCGTGCTTCAGCCCGTCGTCGCGCAGCGAGGAGCGTGGGGCGACGGATGCTGGCGGTGCTCGCCGCCGTCGGCCTCGCCGCGGGGGTGGCTGCGGCCGGGGCTCCGGCGGCTTCGGCGACCGCGCTCGCGCCGGCGGGTGCGCCGCTGCGCGGGGTGAACGACTTCTCGTTCTCGTCGTTCGACGGGCGGTACGAGCTCGGCATCGACGACGAGGGCCACTCCACGCTCCGCACCACCGAGACCTTCGTCGCCGAGTTCCCCGACATCGATCAGAACCACGGCATCCAGCGGGCGATCCCGCTCGACTACCAGGGGCATCCGACCGATCTCACGCTGGTCTCGGTCACCGACGCCGACGGCACCCCGCGCGACTACGAGAGCGAGACCGAAGACGGCAATCTCGTCGTCACCATTGCCGCCGACGACTTCGTGCACGGCGAGCAGAGTTACGTGCTCACCTACACGCAGCGCGACGTCACCGGGTACTTCGAGAACACCGACGACGACGAGTTCTACTGGGACACGAACGGCACACTCTGGCGGCAGCCGTTCGCCGAGCACCGCACCACGACGGTGGTGGCACCCGAGCTCGTTCCGGCCCTGACGGGAGACACCGGGTGCTTCGTCGGAGCCCAGGGAGACGGCACCGCGTGCACCATCGACCGCAAGGATGACGGCGGAGCGGCGGTGTTCACCACCGCTGTCAGCGAGCTCGGCCCCGGCGAGAACGTCACCGTGGGCATCGCCTTCACGGCGGGCACGTTCACACCGCGCGACATGTCGTACCTCTCGAGCGGGTGGAGCTGGGCGCAGCTGGTCGCCCTCGTGCTGTCGCTTCTCCTCATCGTGCTCGCCGTCGTCTACCGGGTCACCCGTCTGCGAGACGCACCCGGCCGGCCCACGATCATCCCCGAGTACACCCCGCCGCCCGGGGTCGACATCTTCCTCGCCTCGTTGGTGATGAAGAAGACCGCCCGTGCGACGGCGGCGTCGTTCGTCGACCTCGCGGTGCGCCACAACATCCAGATCGTCGAGCAGGAGGGCGGCCTGGTGTTCAAGAAGCCCGTGTACTGGCTGCACCTGCTCACGCCGCAGGGATTGAACGCGGCCGAGCTCGAGTTCGCCCGCATCGTCTTCGGTGACGACCTCGCTCCCGACGCGTGGAAGGAGCTGAAGAAGAACGACACGCCCCTGGCGAAGGCGCTCTACAAGCTCACCCAGGCGACGCGAAAGCGCGCGATCTCGGAGGGCTACTTCAAGAAGGGTGTGTCGGGGCGGTCGTCGCTGCTGCTGCTCGCGTCGCTCGCGCTCGCCGCGGTGGGGCTCGTCTGCGGCATCCAATCGGCCGACCTGGGCCTCGGCGGCGGGCTGCCCGTCCTGTTCGTGTTCGCGGCGGTCGTGTCGGTGCCCGTCGTGATCGCCATCTCGTTCCGGGCGCCGCTCACCGCCAAGGGGGCTGAGCTGCGCGACTACATCAAGGGCATCCGCATGTACATCGAATGGGCGGAGGAGGAGCGGTACCGCGTTCTGCAGAGCCCCGAGGGGGCGCTGCGCACCGGCGTGAACGCGCCCGACTGGGGGCAGGTGGTGAAGCTCTACGAGAAGCTGCTGCCCTGGGCGGTGCTGCTCGACCTCGAGACCGAGTGGGCCAAGGTGCTCGGCACCTACTATGAGAGCCTCGGCAGCCGGCCCGACTGGTACGGCGGAGGCGACGGGGCCTTCAACGCCTACCTGTTCGCTTCCAGCATCTCGGCGATGTCGGCGAGCACCGCGTCGTCGTACTCCGGTAGCTCGGTGAGCAGTTCGAGCGGCTTCTCCGGCGGCGGGGGCTTCTCGGGCGGCGGCGGCGGGGGTGGCGGAGGTGGCGGGGTCTGA
- a CDS encoding DUF4190 domain-containing protein, producing MTNQTDTLDPAIQPTDEARPGDTGATTPIAGGDTVTGGDTYAGGTTGATTPITGGGAYAGGTVPPLPTGPAAPQYSAPAPAKTNTLGIITLVLGVLGFGLVPVITGHIALGQIARNGEDGRGITLAGLILGYVTLAGWLAVALFWIAAAGIAIFGAAVSTY from the coding sequence ATGACGAACCAGACCGACACCCTCGACCCCGCCATCCAGCCCACCGACGAAGCCAGGCCCGGTGACACCGGAGCCACGACCCCCATCGCCGGCGGCGACACGGTCACCGGCGGCGACACGTACGCCGGCGGCACCACCGGAGCCACGACCCCGATCACCGGCGGCGGCGCGTACGCCGGCGGAACCGTCCCGCCCCTGCCTACCGGCCCGGCGGCGCCTCAGTACTCCGCTCCGGCGCCGGCCAAGACCAACACCCTCGGCATCATCACGCTGGTGCTCGGTGTTCTCGGCTTCGGTCTCGTGCCGGTGATCACCGGACACATCGCGCTCGGCCAGATCGCCCGCAACGGCGAAGACGGGCGCGGCATCACCCTCGCCGGTCTCATCCTCGGCTACGTCACCCTGGCCGGGTGGCTCGCCGTCGCCCTGTTCTGGATCGCCGCCGCAGGCATCGCGATCTTCGGCGCCGCGGTCTCGACGTACTGA
- a CDS encoding LCP family protein, with translation MSDTSRRHGRQKTGPTRHGRLHTPSPVGLVVKAVAVALAVALVSIGGVAAYAINGIAQQVNANAVDISGGGDQPPPPPVLGAFEGGFNFLIIGTDNDPNQGDTFGERDATLNDVNILLHVSADHKNAVVVSFPRDLMIAHPECTDPSTGEVFDAMSSQPLNEAFSRGGLACVNTTIESLTGLDINYAAATSFNGVIEMTNAIGGVPVCLVEPIFDSDSGLDLPAGTSVIEGQMALAFLRNRHGVGDGSDLSRIASQQQYLSSMVRTLKSANTLTDISKLYGLASAAAQNIQLSTSLTSLDSMVSLALTMKDVDLNNIVFVQYPTGADADDPNKVVPVQDLADVLFAKLQADQPFTLAEGSTGTGSTVVDDGTTAPADPGTEAGTDPGTDPATGDPTATDAPVEASPEVIDGLKGQTAAEQTCANAFSY, from the coding sequence TTGAGCGACACCAGCCGGCGCCACGGACGTCAGAAGACCGGGCCCACCCGCCACGGCCGACTGCACACCCCGTCTCCCGTCGGTCTGGTCGTGAAGGCCGTGGCCGTTGCCCTTGCCGTCGCGCTCGTGAGCATCGGCGGCGTCGCCGCCTACGCGATCAACGGCATCGCCCAGCAGGTGAACGCGAACGCCGTCGACATCTCGGGCGGCGGAGACCAGCCCCCGCCCCCGCCCGTGCTGGGCGCGTTCGAGGGGGGCTTCAACTTCCTCATTATCGGCACCGACAACGACCCCAACCAGGGCGACACCTTCGGTGAGCGCGACGCGACGCTGAACGACGTGAACATCCTTCTGCACGTCTCCGCCGACCACAAGAACGCGGTCGTGGTGAGCTTTCCGCGTGACCTCATGATCGCGCATCCGGAGTGCACCGACCCGAGCACGGGCGAGGTGTTCGACGCCATGTCGTCGCAGCCGCTCAACGAGGCCTTCAGCCGCGGCGGGCTGGCCTGCGTGAACACCACCATCGAGAGCCTCACGGGGCTCGACATCAACTATGCGGCGGCCACCTCGTTCAACGGCGTGATCGAGATGACGAACGCCATCGGGGGCGTGCCGGTGTGCCTCGTCGAGCCGATCTTCGATTCGGACTCCGGTCTCGACCTGCCGGCGGGCACCAGCGTCATCGAGGGGCAGATGGCCCTCGCGTTCCTCCGCAACCGGCACGGCGTGGGCGACGGCAGCGACCTCTCGCGCATCGCCTCGCAGCAGCAGTACCTCTCGTCGATGGTGCGCACGCTGAAGAGCGCCAACACGCTCACCGACATCTCGAAGCTGTACGGTCTCGCGTCGGCGGCCGCCCAGAACATCCAGCTGTCGACCTCGCTCACGAGCCTCGACTCGATGGTGTCGCTGGCTCTGACGATGAAAGACGTCGACCTCAACAACATCGTCTTCGTGCAGTACCCCACGGGCGCCGACGCCGACGACCCGAACAAAGTGGTGCCGGTGCAAGACCTCGCCGACGTGCTGTTCGCGAAGCTGCAGGCCGACCAGCCGTTCACCCTCGCCGAGGGGTCGACGGGCACCGGTTCGACAGTGGTCGACGACGGGACGACGGCACCGGCCGATCCCGGCACGGAGGCGGGCACCGACCCCGGAACCGACCCCGCCACGGGCGATCCCACGGCCACCGACGCTCCCGTCGAGGCCTCTCCCGAGGTGATCGACGGCCTCAAGGGTCAGACCGCGGCGGAGCAGACCTGCGCCAACGCGTTCTCTTACTGA
- a CDS encoding Lrp/AsnC family transcriptional regulator encodes MELEAVDVIDRKIIDQLRLDGRRSFGQIARYVGLSEGSVRQRYHRLLSLGVVQVVGMPNSPKMGYVEAHLSIRVRGATVETVARALAALPEVKYVAACIGSYDLSADVRCDDQAQMNAFLTDTVRSITGVDHLETAAVLEVIKDEYVWSGFREPIGRPTRPHPATGALPR; translated from the coding sequence ATGGAGCTCGAGGCAGTCGACGTGATCGATCGCAAGATCATCGACCAGCTGCGGCTCGACGGCCGCCGCTCCTTCGGCCAGATCGCGCGCTACGTCGGACTCTCCGAGGGGAGTGTGCGCCAGCGGTACCACCGCCTGCTCTCGCTGGGGGTGGTGCAGGTGGTCGGCATGCCGAACAGCCCCAAGATGGGCTACGTCGAGGCCCACCTCTCCATCCGCGTGCGCGGTGCCACGGTGGAGACTGTGGCGCGGGCGCTCGCCGCGCTGCCCGAGGTGAAGTACGTGGCCGCGTGCATCGGCTCCTACGACCTCAGCGCCGATGTGCGGTGCGACGACCAGGCGCAGATGAACGCCTTCCTCACCGACACCGTGCGCTCCATCACCGGCGTCGACCACCTGGAGACCGCCGCGGTGCTGGAGGTCATCAAGGACGAGTACGTGTGGTCGGGCTTCCGCGAGCCGATCGGGCGGCCGACCCGCCCGCATCCGGCGACCGGCGCGCTGCCCCGTTGA
- a CDS encoding Lrp/AsnC family transcriptional regulator, with translation MAADDLDRRLVELLGEDGRRAFTDIAATVGVSEATVRARIQRLTSNGTLRIVALCNPLTLGHQSVRLLLTVHGLSPRNVAKSLTGLPTIGHVALTSGAHDIYLEATPRDLGQLADLLDDIRRTPGVVTIDQFVLTRLYKDYSWNGLRDQSGERAMGGSLGAAPAG, from the coding sequence ATGGCTGCAGACGACCTCGATCGTCGCCTCGTCGAGCTGCTCGGCGAGGACGGTCGGCGCGCCTTCACCGACATCGCCGCCACCGTCGGTGTCTCGGAGGCCACCGTGCGGGCGCGCATCCAGCGACTCACCTCGAACGGCACGCTGCGCATCGTCGCCCTCTGCAACCCGCTCACCCTCGGGCATCAGTCGGTGCGGCTGCTGCTCACCGTGCACGGGCTGAGCCCGCGCAACGTCGCCAAGTCGCTCACCGGCCTGCCGACCATCGGTCACGTCGCGCTCACCTCGGGCGCTCACGACATCTACCTCGAGGCGACACCGCGCGACCTGGGGCAGCTCGCCGACCTGCTCGACGACATCCGCCGCACGCCGGGCGTGGTGACGATCGACCAGTTCGTGCTCACGCGGCTCTACAAGGACTACTCGTGGAACGGATTGCGCGACCAGTCGGGTGAGAGGGCCATGGGAGGCTCGCTCGGGGCCGCGCCCGCCGGATAG
- a CDS encoding 3-keto-5-aminohexanoate cleavage protein has protein sequence MLVKAAINGGRTRDEHPAVPLTNEEIAEAARAAVAAGADVVHAHVRTADGGQTIAPDAVAAMVRAVKSVDPSVVIGTTTGLWTCSGHEERMRHLAAWPADALPDFASVAFSEEGAAEAASLVIERGMVLESAVWHLDEVPALLASPTLHQNVRVLIEPEDEEPDDAVAHARAIAAALRSGGVTAPLLYHGYDATAWPVVRAAVADGAEVRVGFEDMLVLDDGSVAPDTVAMVELALAIEASAARE, from the coding sequence ATGCTCGTCAAGGCAGCGATCAACGGAGGCCGCACCCGCGACGAGCATCCGGCCGTCCCCCTCACGAACGAGGAGATCGCCGAGGCCGCCCGAGCGGCGGTCGCCGCCGGCGCCGACGTCGTGCACGCGCACGTGCGCACCGCAGACGGCGGGCAGACCATCGCCCCGGATGCGGTGGCCGCGATGGTGCGCGCCGTCAAGTCGGTCGACCCCTCGGTGGTCATCGGCACCACGACCGGGCTCTGGACCTGCTCGGGCCACGAGGAGCGGATGCGCCACTTGGCCGCCTGGCCGGCCGACGCGCTTCCCGACTTCGCTTCCGTCGCCTTCTCGGAGGAGGGAGCCGCCGAGGCCGCCTCGCTCGTGATCGAGCGCGGCATGGTGCTGGAGAGCGCGGTGTGGCACCTCGACGAGGTGCCCGCCCTGCTCGCGTCGCCGACGCTGCACCAGAACGTGCGCGTGCTCATCGAACCCGAAGACGAGGAACCCGACGACGCCGTGGCTCACGCACGCGCCATCGCGGCTGCCCTGCGTTCCGGCGGCGTGACCGCCCCCCTGCTGTACCACGGCTACGACGCGACTGCCTGGCCCGTGGTGCGAGCGGCGGTCGCCGACGGCGCCGAGGTGCGCGTGGGCTTCGAAGACATGCTCGTGCTCGACGACGGGTCCGTGGCCCCCGACACCGTGGCGATGGTCGAGCTGGCGCTCGCGATCGAGGCGAGCGCCGCGCGAGAATAG
- a CDS encoding RraA family protein, producing the protein MPFSQGPTPAALPAELVEKLERVSFPTLGHYLEEGFADHGIRRMVGTKRVVGRAITVRLTAQDSTVLHHAAGWCEPGDVFVIDTGGDTRHAPVGEVLAATLTLRGAAGVIVDGVVTDLDEVEQFGLPVYARGSSVLTTKLLSVDAGGVNIPVTCGGVAVQPGDVVLADRNGVFFGPVDVVSALIDTALADDAEEPELVEELRQGARLGDLTGASAAVAGWASAGGAA; encoded by the coding sequence ATGCCGTTCAGCCAGGGCCCCACGCCCGCCGCCCTCCCCGCCGAGCTCGTCGAGAAGCTCGAGCGGGTCTCCTTTCCCACGCTCGGCCACTACCTCGAGGAGGGCTTCGCCGACCACGGCATCCGGCGCATGGTCGGCACGAAGCGCGTCGTCGGCAGGGCCATCACGGTGCGTCTCACGGCGCAGGACTCGACGGTGCTGCACCACGCCGCCGGCTGGTGCGAGCCCGGCGACGTGTTCGTCATCGACACCGGCGGCGACACCCGCCATGCCCCGGTGGGAGAGGTGCTCGCGGCGACGCTGACGCTGCGCGGGGCGGCCGGCGTGATCGTCGACGGCGTCGTCACCGACCTCGACGAGGTGGAGCAGTTCGGCCTCCCCGTGTACGCCCGCGGGTCGAGCGTGCTCACCACGAAACTACTATCGGTGGATGCCGGCGGCGTGAACATCCCCGTCACCTGCGGCGGGGTTGCCGTGCAGCCGGGAGACGTCGTGCTCGCCGACCGCAACGGTGTGTTCTTCGGCCCGGTCGACGTGGTCTCCGCCCTCATCGACACCGCGCTCGCCGACGATGCCGAAGAGCCCGAGCTGGTCGAAGAGCTGCGCCAGGGCGCCCGTCTCGGCGACCTCACCGGTGCGAGCGCCGCAGTCGCGGGCTGGGCTTCGGCAGGGGGAGCCGCCTGA
- a CDS encoding carbon-nitrogen hydrolase family protein, protein MNPSLVAAVAQLAPTVDGAANREAIAALTADAARAGARLVVFPEEAMLLAGDVTGPLGLVVEEEWPLFLAQLSLLATQHELWIIAGGYEPTGSDRPFNTLVVVNPRGEVVESYRKLHLYDAFSYRESDYVTGGTELPPVVMIEGVAIGLVNCYDIRFPELSRDLVARGADVLSISAAWVAGARKEEHWETLVKARAIESTCWVLAAGSSSPECIGSSLIVDPMGVERAGLGTVKEAIAVVELSLDRTAEVREVLPALANRRLVSTVTVQE, encoded by the coding sequence GTGAACCCGTCCCTCGTCGCCGCTGTCGCCCAGCTCGCCCCCACCGTCGACGGTGCGGCGAACCGGGAGGCGATCGCCGCGCTCACGGCCGACGCCGCGCGAGCAGGCGCCCGGCTCGTGGTCTTCCCCGAAGAGGCGATGCTGCTGGCCGGCGACGTCACCGGCCCGCTCGGACTCGTCGTCGAGGAGGAGTGGCCGCTCTTCCTCGCCCAGCTCTCGTTGCTCGCCACCCAGCACGAGCTGTGGATCATCGCGGGCGGCTACGAGCCCACCGGCAGCGACCGCCCGTTCAACACCCTCGTCGTGGTGAACCCGCGCGGCGAGGTCGTCGAGTCGTACCGCAAGCTGCACCTCTACGACGCCTTCTCCTACCGGGAGAGCGACTACGTCACCGGCGGCACCGAGCTGCCCCCCGTGGTGATGATCGAGGGCGTCGCGATCGGCCTCGTGAACTGCTACGACATCCGCTTCCCCGAACTCAGCCGCGACCTCGTCGCACGCGGCGCCGACGTGCTCTCGATCTCGGCGGCCTGGGTCGCCGGGGCCCGCAAGGAAGAGCACTGGGAGACCCTCGTGAAGGCCCGTGCCATCGAGAGCACCTGCTGGGTGCTGGCCGCCGGCTCCTCGTCGCCGGAGTGCATCGGCAGCAGCCTCATCGTCGACCCCATGGGGGTGGAGCGCGCGGGCCTCGGCACCGTGAAGGAGGCGATCGCCGTCGTGGAGCTCTCGCTCGACCGCACCGCCGAGGTGCGTGAGGTTCTGCCCGCCCTCGCCAACCGCCGTCTCGTCTCGACCGTCACCGTTCAGGAGTAA